A region of Bacillota bacterium DNA encodes the following proteins:
- a CDS encoding tetratricopeptide repeat protein — translation MELQARIGQRIRRRREELGMTQQELAGRELTRGFISQLEKGIVMPSLKSLELIASRLYRPVAYFLEETPQETSPDGQAAALVDRALIRLVEQDAGAAQELVRRVADSAGGDLKRTGEDLAPRLEAVRGLLAMLGGDLQEGSRRVQQAIQALKAGGSSRALGLVLAALGCVLARAGRWDEAVVALDECDRLLAELEAEGGRPASFVRACRAVAYARTGRTAEARPVLEALWDQYGRQNCYIMPGEVLVALADCYRAAGEPARAGQALEQAQGLGRALRLRGIEALALERQAELLQSQGEGPRAVDVLSEAARRYRETGDREATGRLQVDLVRMLWEQGRTGEALEKAGQALEDPAVESARVQLLLLRGQILARLDRLDEARQDLELAVSASESAGMSRELAAACSELGRVLRAQGEHARASEFLARAVALYERAGTS, via the coding sequence GTGGAGCTTCAGGCCCGAATCGGGCAGCGGATCCGGCGCCGCCGGGAAGAGCTCGGCATGACCCAGCAGGAACTTGCCGGCCGGGAGCTCACCCGCGGCTTCATCAGCCAGCTCGAGAAGGGCATCGTCATGCCCTCGCTCAAGTCCCTCGAACTCATCGCCTCCCGCCTCTACAGGCCGGTGGCCTACTTCCTCGAGGAGACCCCGCAGGAGACGTCCCCCGACGGTCAGGCCGCGGCGCTGGTCGACCGCGCCCTCATCCGGCTGGTGGAGCAGGATGCAGGCGCGGCGCAGGAGCTTGTGCGGCGAGTCGCCGATTCGGCCGGAGGGGATCTCAAGCGCACCGGCGAGGATCTGGCCCCGCGGCTGGAGGCCGTGCGGGGACTCCTTGCCATGCTCGGGGGTGACCTCCAGGAGGGTAGCCGCCGCGTACAGCAGGCCATACAGGCGCTCAAGGCCGGGGGGTCATCCCGTGCTCTGGGCCTCGTGCTCGCCGCCCTGGGGTGTGTGCTGGCGCGGGCCGGACGCTGGGACGAGGCGGTTGTGGCCCTGGACGAGTGCGACCGGCTCTTGGCGGAGCTCGAGGCCGAAGGTGGCCGGCCGGCTTCCTTCGTCCGGGCCTGCCGGGCGGTAGCGTACGCCCGGACGGGGCGCACGGCCGAGGCTCGCCCGGTCCTCGAGGCGCTGTGGGATCAGTACGGTCGACAAAACTGCTATATTATGCCCGGCGAGGTCTTGGTTGCGCTCGCGGACTGCTATCGGGCCGCGGGCGAACCGGCTCGGGCCGGCCAGGCGCTGGAGCAGGCGCAGGGTCTCGGCCGGGCGCTTCGCCTTCGGGGGATCGAAGCCCTGGCGCTTGAGCGACAGGCAGAGCTGTTGCAGAGCCAGGGAGAAGGCCCACGGGCCGTGGACGTGCTGTCGGAGGCTGCGCGGCGCTACCGGGAGACGGGCGACCGGGAGGCTACGGGGCGGCTGCAGGTGGACCTGGTGCGGATGCTCTGGGAGCAGGGCCGCACGGGCGAGGCGCTGGAAAAGGCGGGGCAGGCGCTCGAAGATCCCGCCGTCGAGAGCGCCAGGGTACAGTTGCTGTTGCTGAGGGGGCAGATCCTGGCGCGCCTCGATCGTCTGGATGAGGCAAGGCAGGATCTGGAGCTGGCCGTGTCGGCCTCGGAGTCCGCAGGGATGAGCCGGGAGCTGGCGGCCGCGTGCTCTGAACTCGGCCGCGTCCTGAGGGCGCAGGGAGAACACGCCCGCGCCAGCGAGTTTTTGGCCCGGGCCGTTGCGCTGTACGAACGGGCCGGCACTTCGTAG
- a CDS encoding SDR family NAD(P)-dependent oxidoreductase — protein sequence MDLELSGKAAVVVGASRGIGLAIATALGREGCRLGLVARGVPALETAARELRAEGLDVLAIPADAACAEQMEQALTRAAGHFGGLDVLVYNAGGAGGGGLFETSDEVWRDAFELNAVAAARAIRLAVPHMESRGGGAVVLVASIWGRESGGRPAYNAAKAAEISIAKQLAIELIRRGIRVNCVAPGSILFPGGSWDRRLKADPEGIRRFVEREIPAGRFGTPQEVAEVVAFLASPRARWIVGACIPVDGGQSRSNI from the coding sequence GTGGATCTGGAGCTTTCCGGAAAGGCAGCGGTGGTCGTGGGGGCCAGCCGCGGGATCGGGCTGGCGATCGCCACGGCCCTCGGGCGAGAGGGCTGCCGCCTGGGGCTCGTGGCCCGCGGTGTCCCGGCGCTTGAAACGGCCGCCCGCGAACTCCGTGCCGAAGGCCTCGACGTGCTGGCCATCCCGGCGGACGCGGCCTGTGCCGAACAGATGGAGCAGGCGCTTACCCGTGCCGCCGGCCACTTCGGGGGGCTGGACGTCCTGGTTTACAATGCGGGCGGGGCCGGCGGCGGGGGCCTCTTTGAGACCTCGGACGAGGTCTGGCGGGATGCCTTCGAACTGAACGCCGTGGCCGCCGCCCGGGCCATCAGGCTGGCCGTGCCTCACATGGAGTCGCGGGGCGGGGGCGCCGTGGTGCTGGTCGCCTCCATCTGGGGCCGCGAGAGCGGCGGGCGCCCCGCCTATAATGCCGCCAAGGCCGCCGAGATCAGCATCGCGAAGCAACTGGCCATAGAGCTGATCCGCCGGGGCATCCGGGTGAACTGCGTGGCGCCGGGCTCGATCCTGTTCCCGGGCGGGTCCTGGGACCGACGGCTGAAAGCCGACCCGGAGGGGATCCGCCGGTTCGTGGAACGCGAGATCCCGGCCGGACGTTTTGGAACCCCGCAGGAGGTCGCCGAGGTGGTTGCCTTTCTCGCCTCTCCCCGGGCGCGCTGGATCGTGGGGGCCTGCATCCCGGTCGACGGCGGGCAATCCCGGTCCAATATCTGA
- a CDS encoding M42 family metallopeptidase, which produces MTLQQRISRLAELTGPSGHEEPVREEIRRQLAGAVDEIWEDSLGNLYAVKKPGGQGSGRKIMLAAHMDEIGIMVTHIDDQGFLRFAPVGGVSPAVLLGQRVVFAGGTVGVIGSEHLDDIKDLKHERLFIDIGADSADRAKELVQIGDVAVYQRPAQVMGRRLVGKALDDRVGCAVVVEVLVRLGSSSLHEVYGVFTVQEEVGARGARPAAFRLAPDVAVAVDVTASADTPKARTLPMALGKGAAIKVKDNSVITHPKLRRLLVERAREHGVPFQMEVLDFGGTDAGPIHTSRDGIPSAVVSIPTRYLHTPGEVIDLGDARASVDLLVKVLQGEIRI; this is translated from the coding sequence ATGACCCTACAACAGCGGATAAGCCGCCTGGCCGAGCTTACCGGCCCGTCAGGCCACGAGGAGCCGGTGCGCGAGGAGATCCGCCGCCAGCTCGCTGGGGCGGTGGACGAAATCTGGGAGGATTCCCTGGGAAATCTCTACGCGGTCAAGAAGCCGGGGGGCCAGGGATCCGGCCGAAAGATCATGCTCGCCGCCCACATGGACGAGATCGGCATCATGGTCACCCACATCGACGATCAGGGCTTCCTGCGCTTTGCGCCCGTTGGCGGGGTCTCCCCCGCCGTCCTGCTCGGCCAGCGCGTGGTCTTCGCCGGCGGGACGGTGGGCGTCATCGGCAGCGAGCACCTGGATGACATCAAGGACCTCAAGCACGAGCGCCTGTTCATCGACATCGGGGCGGATAGTGCGGACCGGGCAAAGGAACTGGTGCAGATCGGCGACGTGGCGGTCTACCAGCGGCCCGCGCAGGTGATGGGCAGGCGGCTGGTGGGCAAAGCCCTCGACGACCGCGTCGGGTGTGCGGTCGTGGTGGAGGTGCTGGTGCGGCTGGGTTCCTCGTCGCTTCACGAGGTGTACGGGGTTTTCACCGTACAGGAGGAGGTGGGGGCTCGGGGAGCCCGGCCGGCGGCGTTCCGGCTGGCGCCTGATGTGGCGGTGGCGGTGGACGTGACCGCGAGCGCCGACACGCCCAAGGCGCGGACGCTGCCGATGGCGCTTGGCAAGGGAGCCGCCATCAAGGTGAAGGACAATTCGGTCATCACGCACCCGAAGCTGCGCCGGCTGCTGGTGGAACGGGCCCGGGAGCACGGCGTACCGTTCCAGATGGAGGTGCTGGATTTCGGCGGCACCGACGCCGGGCCCATTCACACCAGCCGGGACGGGATTCCGTCGGCAGTGGTCTCCATTCCTACCCGCTACCTGCACACGCCGGGCGAGGTGATCGATCTCGGCGACGCCCGGGCCTCGGTGGACCTGCTGGTGAAGGTGCTGCAGGGCGAGATCCGCATCTGA